From Cucumis melo cultivar AY chromosome 1, USDA_Cmelo_AY_1.0, whole genome shotgun sequence, a single genomic window includes:
- the LOC103495520 gene encoding ethylene-responsive transcription factor ERF054, whose translation MAAEDKRTGKLKMVIDAKNPEKKIEKGKNVAAVSLERQQWKPVLDDAFLSRRPLKKICSSNFHNPFLHSPVSLSPPSSKIQFPFDFEASQQSSITTTTTTQFNSQHPISSSSSSSSPFTSFGSPEQQMISFSSNQQQGFGFPPYFVNGDPVASQQRLFKYCSDAFHLSPRGRAMMMSRFGPDGGNLFRPPLQPISATKLYRGVRQRHWGKWVAEIRLPRNRTRLWLGTFDTAEDAAMAYDREAFKLRGENARLNFPDRFIKKDIPKTEAETELTIPITEEAHPESVIVLQPPEEEKPNNDLTESGSCASEQTEMVWGEMEEAWFNAIPAGWGPGSAVWDNLDPTNNLVLQSQIPFGSSNEHQMNESNDNQNKIETSESASSSSTSAPMKLFLWKDQD comes from the coding sequence ATGGCGGCGGAGGATAAGAGAACAGGGAAACTGAAGATGGTTATCGATGCAAAGAATCCAGAGAAGAAGATTGAGAAAGGGAAAAACGTTGCAGCAGTTAGCTTGGAGAGGCAACAATGGAAGCCAGTTTTAGATGATGCTTTCTTGTCTAGAAGACCTCTCAAGAAAATCTGCAGTTCAAATTTTCATAACCCATTTCTTCATTCCCCTGTTTCTCTTTCTCCCCCTTCTTCTAAAATCCAATTTCCTTTCGATTTCGAAGCATCTCAACAATCatcaataacaacaacaacaacaacacagTTCAATTCTCAACATCCGATttcttcctcctcttcttcttcctctcccttTACGTCGTTCGGGTCTCCGGAGCAACAGATGATTTCTTTTAGTTCCAACCAACAACAGGGATTTGGCTTTCCGCCATACTTCGTCAACGGCGACCCGGTGGCATCGCAGCAGAGACTTTTCAAGTACTGTAGCGATGCGTTTCATTTGAGTCCAAGAGGAAGAGCTATGATGATGAGTAGATTCGGCCCGGATGGAGGTAATTTGTTTCGGCCGCCATTGCAGCCCATAAGTGCCACTAAGCTTTACAGAGGAGTTCGACAGCGGCATTGGGGGAAATGGGTGGCTGAAATTCGTCTCCCTCGTAACCGAACTCGTCTTTGGCTCGGCACTTTCGACACCGCCGAAGACGCTGCCATGGCTTACGATCGCGAAGCCTTCAAATTACGAGGCGAAAATGCTCGACTCAATTTCCCTGATCGTTTCATCAAGAAAGACATTCCAAAAACAGAGGCGGAAACAGAGCTTACAATTCCAATAACAGAGGAAGCTCATCCAGAAAGCGTTATCGTTCTTCAGCCgccagaagaagaaaaaccaaATAACGACTTGACGGAGAGCGGCAGCTGCGCATCTGAGCAGACAGAGATGGTATGGGGAGAAATGGAAGAGGCTTGGTTTAATGCGATTCCGGCCGGTTGGGGTCCAGGAAGCGCTGTTTGGGATAATCTAGACCCAACAAACAATTTAGTTCTTCAATCACAAATCCCATTTGGTTCTTCAAATGAGCATCAGATGAACGAATCCAACGACAATCAGAACAAGATTGAAACTTCTGAATCGGCTTCGTCTTCGTCTACGTCTGCTCCGATGAAGCTTTTCTTATGGAAAGATCAAGATTGA